A region from the Corylus avellana chromosome ca7, CavTom2PMs-1.0 genome encodes:
- the LOC132187876 gene encoding uncharacterized protein LOC132187876: MCAIVARQLWLQRNMVVYGASAWRKPHVDYIKVNWDASLNARKSRVGIGVVARDHAGRVVAVLSDSEVATTDPEGAETLATCYATDMCHYLGLRNVILEGDALMVVRSLQKGKCHWGRLRHVLNDTTQKLQTMQEWRVDHIPQEANVVAHRIATLALSIPDRQIWVEGPTFKL; the protein is encoded by the exons ATGTGTGCAATTGTGGCGAGACAACTTTGGCTCCAGAGGAATATGGTGGTTTATGGGG CATCCGCATGGAGGAAACCTCATGTCGATTACATTAAGGTTAATTGGGATGCATCTCTTAATGCACGAAAAAGTAGAGTGGGCATAGGGGTGGTGGCTCGGGACCATGCAGGAAGGGTGGTAGCTGTGCTCTCTGACTCCGAGGTCGCAACAACTGATCCAGAGGGGGCGGAGACGCTTGCGACTTGTTATGCAACAGATATGTGCCACTATCTGGGCTTGCGGAATGTGATATTGGAGGGAGATGCCCTCATGGTGGTTCGGTCCTTACAGAAGGGAAAATGTCATTGGGGTAGGCTGAGACATGTGTTGAATGATACCACACAGAAGTTGCAAACAATGCAAGAATGGAGGGTTGATCACATCCCACAGGAGGCCAATGTCGTTGCACATAGAATTGCTACGTTAGCGTTATCTATTCCAGATAGGCAAATTTGGGTTGAGGGGCCAACTTTTAAGCTATGA
- the LOC132188608 gene encoding coniferyl alcohol acyltransferase-like: protein MGEGGGRDRFIVSVSKREVVAAVFPLQGHWLPLSNLDLLLPPVDVGVFFCYKKNVHNLTFDSMASVLKKALAQVLVSHYAFAGEVVHNSVGEPEILCNNRGVDFVEAFAEVELRDINLYNPDDTIEGKFVPKKKHGVFAVQATELRCGGLVVACSFDHRVADAYSANMFLVSWAEMAHSKLISTPPSFRRSLLNPRRPVSVHPSLDDMYVPVTILPPLKHPEPGSDHLISRIYYITAEQLSRLQSLASTKGCRRRTKLESFSAFLWKMVAKWAVAQNADKKITKMGVVVDGRTRLTDGDEHKASLLGSYFGNVLSIPYGAKQVDELNEKPLEWVADKVHEFLEGAVTKEHFLGLIDWVEAHRPVPGLAKIYCNGSEDGPAFVVSSGQRFPMCKVDFGWGMPGFGSYHFPWGGDAGYVMPMPSPTGNGDWVVYMHLLKGQVELIEAEAAHFLRPLTSTYLNFD, encoded by the exons ATGGGTGAAGGAGGAGGGAGAGACCGGTTCATCGTGAGTGTCAGCAAGAGGGAGGTGGTGGCCGCGGTGTTTCCATTGCAAGGACATTGGCTTCCACTATCCAACCTCGACTTGCTTCTTCCTCCTGTGGACGTGGGTGTGTTTTTCTGTTACAAGAAAAACGTGCACAACCTGACGTTTGATTCCATGGCTAGCGTTCTGAAGAAGGCCTTGGCACAAGTTCTGGTATCCCATTATGCGTTTGCTGGTGAGGTGGTGCACAACTCTGTTGGTGAGCCTGAGATTCTCTGCAACAACCGTGGGGTGGACTTTGTTGAAGCTTTTGCAGAGGTAGAGCTTAGAGACATCAACTTGTATAACCCTGATGACACCATTGAAGGCAAGTTTGTGCCAAAGAAGAAGCACGGAGTTTTCGCTGTCCAG GCTACTGAGCTCAGATGTGGTGGGTTGGTTGTGGCGTGCTCGTTTGACCACCGAGTAGCAGACGCCTACTCAGCCAACATGTTTCTTGTCTCATGGGCTGAGATGGCTCATTCAAAGCTAATCTCTACTCCACCTTCTTTTCGTCGATCTTTACTCAACCCACGACGCCCCGTCTCCGTTCATCCCTCTTTGGACGATATGTACGTCCCCGTAACCATACTGCCACCTCTCAAACATCCAGAACCTGGTTCCGACCATCTCATCAGCCGCATATACTATATTACGGCCGAACAACTCAGCCGGCTGCAATCTCTAGCCAGCACCAAGGGCTGCCGGAGGCGGACCAAACTAGAGTCTTTCAGTGCATTCTTGTGGAAGATGGTTGCCAAGTGGGCTGTTGCTCAAAATGCAGACAAAAAGATAACTAAAATGGGCGTTGTTGTTGACGGCAGGACAAGGTTGACCGATGGAGATGAACATAAAGCTTCACTCTTAGGCTCTTACTTTGGAAATGTGCTCTCCATACCCTACGGCGCCAAGCAGGTGGATGAGCTTAATGAAAAGCCATTGGAGTGGGTGGCGGATAAAGTTCATGAATTCTTGGAAGGTGCGGTGACGAAGGAGCATTTCTTGGGGCTCATAGATTGGGTGGAGGCTCACCGTCCGGTGCCTGGTTTGGCAAAGATATATTGTAACGGGAGCGAAGATGGACCGGCTTTTGTGGTGTCGTCCGGGCAGAGGTTCCCGATGTGTAAGGTGGATTTTGGGTGGGGTATGCCGGGTTTTGGGTCGTACCATTTTCCTTGGGGCGGCGACGCCGGGTATGTGATGCCGATGCCGAGCCCAACCGGGAATGGAGACTGGGTGGTGTACATGCACCTGTTGAAAGGGCAGGTGGAGTTGATAGAGGCTGAGGCTGCCCATTTTCTTAGACCCTTGACATCTACTTATCTCAACTTTGATTAA